From the genome of Trichocoleus sp. FACHB-46:
TGCACCAGAGGATGCTGGATCAGCAACATCTCAATCCCAAACAATTCAACGCGAAATCCGCCAGCCACCTTGACTTGATGATCGACGCGCCCGACATACTCCAATTGCTGATCAGGGCGATATCGCACTAAATCACCAGTGCGATAAAGGCGAGAACGGTCATCAAAGGGATTGGGGACGAATCGTTCCGCTGTTAGCTGTGGCTGATTGAGATAGCCTCTGGCGATCGCTACTCCACCCAGATACAATTCTCCCACTTGTTCTGCGGGCACCGGGTTGAGGCTATTGTCCAGAATATAAGCCTCTACTCCGCTGATTGGTGTGCCAATCGGCAGTTTTTCCTCAATTTGATCAAGGTGGGATAGATCGCTCATCGTGGCAACGACGGTCGCCTCAGTGGGACCATAGCCATTAATCAAGCGGACTGATGAACCGACGCGATCGCGCCAAATAGCAAATCTTTCTGGAAGTGCGCGTTCGCCCCCTATACTGCTCAACCGTAGTTTTTTTGGCAAGACCAGATCAAATTGCAGCAAAGCTGCGGTGATGAAGTGCCAGAACGCCGTGGGACTGAAGAGGACTGTAATTTTTAACTGTTGGCATTCTTCTAAGAAAAATGCTGCGGTACTTAACATGTCTTCGCTGCGAAGCACCAGCGTTGCGCCTTGAGCAAATGTGCAAAAAATCTCTTCAACCGCAGCGTCAAAGCTAATGGAACAGCACTGCAAAATTCGGTCTCCAACCTTTACTTCATACTGGGTTGATGCAACCTCTGCATAGTTTGCCACAGAGCAATGCTCTACCATGACACCCTTAGGCACACCCGTCGAACCAGACGTATAAATGACATAAGCTAAGTCATGAGGTGTATTGTCAACCCAGAATGGGTCGAGAAACCTCCCAACTCGGCTGCCAGTTCTTGTGTGGTTAACAGGATTGGATTTGCGTCAGATAAGATGCTGATGATCCGGTCTTTAGGCAGTGTTGAGTCAAGCGGAATATACGCGGCTCCAGCTTTGAGAACGCCCAAAATCGCGGTGATCAAGTCTAACGATCGCTCTAGGGCGATCGCTACCAGTTGTCCTGCCCCAATCCCTCTCGCACTCAAATAACGAGCAAGTTGATTGGCATGGGCATTGAGTTCACGATAAGTGAGTTGTTGGTCATGATGGACGACAGCCACACCATCAGGTGTTCGTTGAACCTGGGACTCAAAGATTGCCGTTACGGTATCAGGCTTAAGCTGTGTATACATTTACTTTCTCTCTAATCAGCGTGCCTAAGTTAAACATTCAAGGTGTGAGTAGAACTTGAGACGACCTGCTCAAAGTTAGTCAGGCTCAATTCAGACAAAGCCCTCAAGAGGCTAGTGGAGATATGACTACTGAGGGTGTAGCGGCTCATCAGATCAATAGAGAGATAT
Proteins encoded in this window:
- a CDS encoding amino acid adenylation domain-containing protein codes for the protein MPKGVMVEHCSVANYAEVASTQYEVKVGDRILQCCSISFDAAVEEIFCTFAQGATLVLRSEDMLSTAAFFLEECQQLKITVLFSPTAFWHFITAALLQFDLVLPKKLRLSSIGGERALPERFAIWRDRVGSSVRLINGYGPTEATVVATMSDLSHLDQIEEKLPIGTPISGVEAYILDNSLNPVPAEQVGELYLGGVAIARGYLNQPQLTAERFVPNPFDDRSRLYRTGDLVRYRPDQQLEYVGRVDHQVKVAGGFRVELFGIEMLLIQHPLVQEAAVVATNSGADSKLLVAYVVFRSASSTESLAHLRSHLKAKLPPYMIPSRFVPLESLPLTPIGKVDRRKLASEALPAVERHNQATAR
- a CDS encoding AMP-binding protein codes for the protein MYTQLKPDTVTAIFESQVQRTPDGVAVVHHDQQLTYRELNAHANQLARYLSARGIGAGQLVAIALERSLDLITAILGVLKAGAAYIPLDSTLPKDRIISILSDANPILLTTQELAAELGGFSTHSGLTIHLMT